DNA sequence from the Candidatus Fluviicola riflensis genome:
GAAAAGCATAACTGAGGATGGTTGTGATCAATGGAACTTTTGGTTGATCACTGTTCCATGAACGCAATGTATCGCTGATTTGCTCATTGTCGTTTGCCAGGATCGCTTTAGCTGTAAACAATTGTCGCCATTCGAGTAAAGGAGTTAGTTCCGCAATGGCTTCCTGGCGCTTCCGAATGGTTTCAGCACTTGATTTTTCAAGCAACGATTCTCCCAAACCACGGTTTCCCATAACGGTTTGCGTGCGATTAATATGCTGAAAAAGTGAATGTTCGCCGAAAATATCCAGGTCGTAGGTATACGGATGATTTCCTTCCAGGAAACGGTTTCCGTTATCGAAAGGAAGTTCCTGTTTTTCCAGAAAAGCCAGTTCGGTTTCGTTGATCTTCACCAGTGCTTGCTGGAGTACTAGTTTCCGTTTAACCACAAAATGCATGCGCATAAACACCACAAACAGGACGAATGATGCTATAGCAATGACTAACTGAATGGTATTTCCCGAACGAATCGTCAAATAACCAAATAGTAAAGCGGAAACGATACTTATCAGACGTGCGAAAGCAAGCCGGTTAAACTGTTGTTTCAGTTGTTGAACAGCTGCATTGTGCACTGTTTTTCGTTCGTGGTATGCTTGCATGTAATTGATTAAACCAGGTCGCGTAACGCTTCAACGGCCTGGCGAATGTTGTTGCGAATTTCTAAAATGTTGGCATCCATCATGTAACATGGAGCGGTCACAATTTTATTGGCGGTATCGATCTGAATCTCGCGAACGGTTTTCATCACTGGTTCTACACCCGTTTTAGCTAATCCGGCAGAGAAATCGGTAACACTATACGGAGACTTTTCCTGGTCGGTACCGATGGTCATACTGGCATGAATAGCCGAACCTTCAAAGGCTTTTGCCAATACAACTGGACTGACACATAAAGCAGCAATTGGTTTTCCGACATTCACCAGGTTGACCAGCAGGAGTTTCACTTCAGGTAAAATAATTCCATCTGGTCCGGCAAATGCCCATTGGGTGAAATTTTTCGCACTTCCAAATCCGCCGGGAATGATCAGCGCATCAATGTCTGCCGGAGCAATGGTATTGATATTATGGATTTCTCCACGCGCAATTCGCGCAGATTCCACGAGCATATTGCGCTTCTCGGCCATTTCCTGTCCTGTCGTGTGATTGATCACATGGTGTTGCGGCGCATCAACCGAAATACAGATGTATTGAGCTCCGATTTCCTGAACGGCAAGCATCGATAATACAGCTTCCTGAATTTCAGCACCATCGTAAACACCGCAGCCTGAGAGAAGAATTCCTATTTTCATTGGTTCATTTTTAGCGACTCAAAAATACGGTTTTATGTGGTTGGGAGTTGTAGGGAAGTTGAGGAGTTTGGGATTTTGGGGAATTTTGGGAGAGTTTCTGATTGTTGAATCGGAGGAGGTTGTTCTTAGAATTTTCTCCAAGGGGTTTTCTCCAAATTTCCAAATTTGCCAAATGGGCAATTTGCCCAATGTCCAATTTGAAATTTTGCCATTTTCCTCCGCAAAAAATCGTCATTAAATACTATCTTTAACCCATGAATTTCCCAGTAGTTTTTTACGATGGTGATTGCGGATTTTGCAACCGTTCTGTGCAGTTTATTCTGGATCACGAGCGCGATTCGACCGTTCATTTCTGCGCATTACAATCGGAAATCGCCCAACGTTTTTTCCGGGAACACAATTTCCCTCAACCGAATTTAAGTACGTTTTATTTCTGGAACGGAGAACGTTTGTTTGAACGTTCAACCGGTGCGTTAAAAGTCACAGCTTATTTGAAAGCACCTTATTCATGGTTGCGGGTTTTCATTATCATTCCGCGATTTATACGTGATGGTGTCTATAACTGGATCGCTAAACGCCGGCACAAACTGGCTAGTCAGCAATGTGCTTTGCCAACTCCTGATCAGCGAAAGCGGTTTTTATGAAACCATTGATCATTCTTCTGTTTGTAGGTTTTACCGTTTTAAATATGGGGTGTAACCAACGGAAAGAAAAAGGATTTGCTTGCGCGAATAAGGATCAGGAAATCAAGGTTTCAAAACAAAAATCGCCCGTTTACTTTAAAAAGAATTGTGCTGCTTGTCACCTTTTTGATAAAAACTCAACAGGTCCCGCTCTTCAAGGAATGATGAAACGTTTACCCAATCGGGAATGGCTTTTGAGTTATCTACAAAATGAAGATTCATTGATCAGATTAGGTGATTCTACGGCTATACGTATTTCCAAGAGATTACCTGCAGTCCGATTTCACCGGTTTCCCGGTTTGACAAATCGCCAGCTTGATGAATTGATTCAATATTCGAAGCAGTAATTGAAGGACAAAAAAGTAAAATAGCAAAAAACGCAACCCGTCTCCACGAATTGCGTTCTGTCTTTCATCTGCTTTGTTACACTACTCAATGAAACATTGTTAATCGTATTTGGTCAATCCAGGTGTTTGTGCAACCAAAAGTAGATACTTCGATCACATTCTCTT
Encoded proteins:
- a CDS encoding isoprenoid biosynthesis protein ElbB; amino-acid sequence: MKIGILLSGCGVYDGAEIQEAVLSMLAVQEIGAQYICISVDAPQHHVINHTTGQEMAEKRNMLVESARIARGEIHNINTIAPADIDALIIPGGFGSAKNFTQWAFAGPDGIILPEVKLLLVNLVNVGKPIAALCVSPVVLAKAFEGSAIHASMTIGTDQEKSPYSVTDFSAGLAKTGVEPVMKTVREIQIDTANKIVTAPCYMMDANILEIRNNIRQAVEALRDLV